One part of the Anaeromyxobacter sp. Fw109-5 genome encodes these proteins:
- a CDS encoding S8 family peptidase — protein sequence MKLEKSDVLPSLDPRLQALIERKRRGFIPRATASTDRGEIPVIARVADPAAWRALADIREGTELGPARDGGVLVTGRVPVDRIESLRQEPTVLSLKAATLLRPTLDATTRSMGARKTLLPAGARGAQGQGVVIGVIDFGCDFVHRNFRNPDGSTRLLALWDQDGTPRAKGRAGYGRVHERADIDKALRAKDPYAALRYEPEPGSHGTHVTDIAAGNGRGTGTPGVAPNADLVFVELSAGDLPWDGPDVVGRTFGDSVHLVEALKFIFDRAGERPCAVNISLGTNGGPHDGSTLVEQAIDALVAARPDRAVVIAASNAYADGIHASGVVRAGKTADVSWEISRGDDTSNEVELWYDGDDRFDVELIGPDGESAGRVALGESATARSKGRTVLFAAHRAKDPNNGDNVVNVFLDVGAPPGPWTLRLHGADVKDGRFHAWIERDDAGPSSFAARPLDNSHTLGSISCGHHSIVVGSFDAHRAAAPISFFSSAGPTRDGRHKPEVSAPGHQVVAASARSSDGAIAMSGTSMASPAVTGLAALVLAEARAAGRSLSIEELRAIVLSAVTPAGAAGWDARYGNGRVSARQAVEAVLAASGKRPAKRVTARRRVRAGQAREERQG from the coding sequence ATGAAGCTCGAGAAGAGCGACGTCCTCCCCTCCCTCGATCCCCGCCTCCAGGCCCTCATCGAGCGCAAGCGCCGGGGCTTCATCCCGCGCGCGACCGCGTCGACCGATCGCGGCGAGATCCCCGTCATCGCCCGCGTCGCCGATCCCGCCGCCTGGCGCGCGCTCGCAGACATACGCGAGGGTACTGAGCTCGGGCCTGCAAGGGACGGCGGCGTACTCGTCACCGGCCGCGTGCCGGTCGACCGCATCGAGTCGCTCCGCCAGGAGCCCACCGTCCTGAGCCTCAAGGCGGCGACGCTGCTGCGTCCCACCCTCGACGCGACGACGCGGAGCATGGGGGCGCGCAAGACCCTCCTGCCCGCGGGCGCGCGCGGCGCGCAGGGCCAGGGGGTCGTCATCGGCGTCATCGACTTCGGCTGCGACTTCGTGCACCGGAACTTCCGGAACCCCGACGGGAGCACGCGGCTCCTCGCGCTCTGGGACCAGGACGGCACGCCGCGCGCCAAGGGCCGCGCCGGCTACGGCCGCGTCCACGAGCGCGCCGACATCGACAAGGCGCTGCGCGCGAAGGACCCGTACGCCGCGCTCCGCTACGAGCCCGAGCCCGGCTCGCATGGCACGCACGTGACGGACATCGCCGCCGGGAACGGCCGCGGCACGGGCACGCCGGGCGTCGCGCCGAACGCCGACCTCGTCTTCGTCGAGCTGTCCGCGGGCGACCTCCCCTGGGACGGCCCGGATGTCGTCGGCCGCACCTTCGGCGACTCCGTCCACCTCGTCGAGGCGCTCAAGTTCATCTTCGATCGCGCCGGGGAGAGGCCCTGCGCCGTGAACATCAGCCTCGGCACCAATGGCGGCCCGCACGACGGCAGCACGCTCGTCGAGCAAGCCATCGACGCGCTCGTGGCGGCGCGCCCTGACCGCGCCGTCGTCATCGCGGCGTCGAACGCGTACGCGGACGGCATCCACGCGTCCGGCGTCGTCCGCGCCGGCAAGACGGCGGACGTCTCCTGGGAGATCAGCCGCGGCGACGACACCTCCAACGAGGTCGAGCTCTGGTACGACGGCGACGACCGCTTCGACGTGGAGCTCATCGGCCCGGACGGCGAGTCGGCCGGGCGGGTCGCGCTCGGAGAGAGCGCCACCGCGAGATCGAAGGGCCGCACCGTGCTGTTCGCGGCGCACCGGGCGAAGGACCCGAACAACGGCGACAACGTCGTGAACGTGTTCCTGGACGTCGGCGCGCCGCCGGGGCCCTGGACGCTGCGGCTCCACGGGGCGGACGTGAAGGACGGGCGCTTCCACGCGTGGATCGAGCGGGACGACGCAGGCCCGTCGTCGTTCGCGGCGCGGCCGCTCGACAACTCCCACACGCTCGGGTCGATCTCGTGCGGGCACCACTCGATCGTGGTCGGCTCGTTCGACGCGCACCGGGCGGCGGCGCCGATCTCTTTCTTCTCGAGCGCCGGACCGACCCGCGACGGACGGCACAAGCCGGAGGTGAGTGCGCCGGGGCACCAGGTCGTCGCGGCGTCGGCGAGATCCAGCGACGGCGCGATCGCGATGTCGGGGACGAGCATGGCGTCGCCCGCGGTGACGGGGCTCGCCGCGCTCGTGCTCGCGGAGGCCCGCGCCGCGGGGCGGTCGCTCTCCATCGAGGAGCTCCGCGCGATCGTCCTCTCGGCCGTCACGCCGGCCGGCGCGGCCGGATGGGACGCGCGCTACGGCAACGGGCGGGTGTCCGCGCGGCAGGCGGTGGAGGCGGTGCTCGCGGCGAGCGGGAAGCGGCCGGCGAAGCGGGTCACTGCGCGGAGGCGGGTGCGCGCGGGCCAGGCGCGGGAGGAGCGGCAGGGCTGA
- a CDS encoding response regulator transcription factor, whose product MSKIRVLIADDHAILREGIRALLQLHPDIEVVGDAADGKEAIAQVERLDPDVVLMDIAMPGLGGIEAALELHKLGKRSKVLILSQYEDREYVRRLLKAGVAGYVLKKSAGSELANAIRAVNRGGLVLDPEVARTAMQDAGQATPGGAADPYEALTDREKQVLKLVAEGRSNKEVAEVLGISVKTAMSHREHVMEKLQVHNRTELVRFALKKGVIRVDE is encoded by the coding sequence ATGAGCAAGATCCGGGTCCTCATCGCGGACGACCACGCCATCCTGCGTGAGGGCATCCGCGCGCTCCTGCAGCTCCACCCCGACATCGAGGTCGTCGGCGACGCGGCGGACGGCAAGGAGGCCATCGCCCAGGTCGAGCGGCTCGACCCCGACGTCGTGCTCATGGACATCGCCATGCCCGGCCTGGGGGGCATCGAGGCCGCCCTCGAGCTGCACAAGCTCGGCAAGCGATCGAAGGTCCTCATCCTGTCCCAGTACGAGGATCGCGAGTACGTGCGGCGCCTGCTCAAGGCCGGGGTCGCCGGCTACGTGCTGAAGAAGTCGGCCGGGTCCGAGCTCGCGAACGCCATCCGCGCGGTGAACCGCGGCGGCCTGGTGCTCGATCCGGAGGTCGCCCGGACCGCCATGCAGGACGCCGGCCAGGCCACCCCCGGCGGCGCCGCCGATCCCTACGAGGCGCTGACCGACCGCGAGAAGCAGGTCCTGAAGCTCGTCGCGGAGGGGCGGTCCAACAAGGAGGTCGCCGAGGTCCTCGGCATCAGCGTGAAGACCGCCATGAGCCACCGCGAGCACGTCATGGAGAAGCTCCAGGTGCACAACCGGACGGAGCTCGTGCGGTTCGCGCTGAAGAAGGGCGTGATCCGGGTGGATGAGTGA